The genomic stretch AACAGATTACACAAGCATCTGTCAGAAATGGTTCAGGTAAATTGGATCCTACCCTAGGGTAGAGTGAGATGGATCAGTGTCCCCATGAGGTCTGACAGTCTTACATTCCATGCATGATCTCATTGCTGCCTCGGGGAGGGATGCAGTCATTAATTGCATTCTACACAGTTCCCCCAGCTAATGAAGTCCCAGAGGCTCCAGTCTCTGCTGACCTCAAAAACCCTCAGACAGGGAGGACAAAGTGACACACACAGGGTTCTGCCTTATCCACAGACATGAAACCACAGAGCAGCCAAGCAATAATTCTGGGTTTTCCCCACTGTCTCTTTGTAGCTGATGTCCCCAGGAACTCCCTGCAGGAAGAGCTCAGGACTCTGTGACCTCCCAGAATTCTGCACTGGCGAGTCCCCGTTCTGCCCCCTCAACTCCTACAAGATGGATGGGGCTGCCTGTGATGGGGGAAAGGCTTACTGCTACAGTGGCATGTGCCTCACCTACAGGGACCagtgtgtgcagctctgggggccTGGTAAGGACACTGCCTGCACCACATTGCCAAGTGTTTCCACGTTTCCACAGTGTTTCCAAGGTGTCTGGCACCTGCAGGTCACAGCCTGCTGGCCTTTGAACCAGCAaatgctctgctcctgctgttcctcaccctgagcaaggcaggagcacCTTCCATACCTGCTGTCCgcagcagagcctgagcagcCTTTTGTCCTGCCTTACTCACATGGAGGAGGCAGCAAAACATTTCCCATGCTCCAACCATTCCAGAAAAAGGACAAGTGAGTGGTTGGCACGGGGTGGGATGAAACAGCCACTTGAGTCTCtcccctgcaggagcacagccagcacctgATGCCTGCTTTGAGAAGGTCAATGCTGCTGGAGACATCTACGGGAACTGTGGGAAGGACATCTACGGGAATTACAGGAGATGTGACATGAGGTACAAAGCACAGGGGCAGCCCAGGGTTGCTCAGTGGAGAAGATGTTTTTATATGTTACAAAATTACGGGCCAGGAGATAAAACTGATGCATGCATTGGTTcactccctccctctgcctcctgGGAAACCAGCTGTATCCTTGTGGGACCTGGAGCCTTTACAGCTGAAGCTTCCAGCTCACCATTTTCAAACATCTAGTTGGTGTTCTTCCAAAGCTACAGAAGAGGGgggattttttaattcttaagaTAAATGTAGCTTTCTAACTGAGTCAAAATTTCTTAGTCCTAATTCTGATTTTGTTGAGCCATCCATGGCGACATCCCCCATCCATGGGGACTGTGGGGTGGTACCATCAATATCCATCAGATAATTCTTGGGGAGGTGCGTGAACTCATCACTGATATTTCTCTCCATTGGCTCTAAAAGAAATCCTGGCAGAGCTCTTGGAGCAAACCCTTCCTCCAGGGATTAGGCTGGATGCTGTGTTTGCTCTGACCCCTCTTTTCTGGGGTGCAGCTGAATCCCTCATTTAACAATgactcagcactgctgctttaATTTACAGTTAGAGCTCATGTCTGCAAACATTCTGCAAGCCAGGAATAACCACTTTAGCCTTTCCTTTGACATCAGAGATGCTAAATGTGGGAAGATCCAGTGCCAGAGCTCAGCTTTCAAGCCCCTGCAGCCCAATGCAGTGGCCATAGACACCACTGTGAACAGGCAGCGCTGCCGCGGCACCCACGTGTACACATCCGACAGCGAGGAGAAGGAGATGCTGGACCCCGGCCTGGTGTTGACAGGAACAAAGTGTGGGAGCCATCATGTAGGTACAGTTCTGCCTGGAGTGGCTTGGGGAAGGCTCAGAGTATCACTTGTCCACCCAGAATGTGCTTTGTGGTTGTCAGgctattaattttttatgtcCAATGCTCTTCTAGGAGGTTTCTGTGTTTGttagaaaaataattccttAGAGGTTTTGGAGAAGGACGCACACCAAAGGCTTTATGTCTCTGCCAGATGAAGTTCAGGGCCAGTGCTAAATCTGGGATTTGCTAATTGGTTGAAGTTGTCTTGCTTAAAAGATAAGACACAGTTGGAACCAAAGATGTGAGAGCTCCTTCAGGGACTTGACACGTAGGCCTGGCCAGGCTGTGGCCAGCTGAGCTCCCACTTCTCTCTGATTCCCTTGGACTGGGATTTAGTCCCCAGTTTGCTTGGGAACCAGGTTAATTCATTTCCTGTTATTCTGCCCAGGGAGTGAATTAGTTGTATTTCCAAGTCACACAATAGCACAAGGCAGTGACACGGTAGATAACCCAGAGAGCTAACTCTGAGTTTTTGGATGCTTTCTGTGCAGGTTTGCTTTGAGGGGCGCTGCCAGAACATGTCCATCATCTTTGAATCTGAGAGCTGTAGCAAGAAGTGCCATGGGCATGGAGTAAGTGTCTTCTTTTTCATCTCCATTCCAGGCTGAAGCAGGATGGATTTCTATTCTTCTGTGGCTACTTGTTCAGCTCAGTTCTGGTACCTTCCTTAGGTTTGCTCTGGACTTTGGCTTCTTGGCTCTCAATTTGAATATTTCTCTTCTGCTTGATGCATTTTCTGGTTCATGAAAGTCCCTTTGACATAGGATTTAAGGAGGTCTGTTGGAATTTTATGAattgcaataaataaaaaaacaaggaataatcttaaagaaaaatatcttggGCCCAATTTAGATTGAATAAAAAGTATTACAAATACTAAAGAAAGAACATAGCAGAAAGTAACATTTAGGGTAGTTTATCCAAAATTGCTTCCACTCCCTGAAGAAAAGAGTTTCCAGGCACTCAGCTCTCACTGGAGTGTCTTCTGTGGTGTTTAATTCAGCAAGGGCTTAGTTTGTTTTCACTTGCAGGTTTCTTAGTGGCTTCCACTTGAATCTCTGAATCTCCCCACTCCAGGTGTGCAACAACAACAAGAACTGCCACTGTGACCAGGGCTGGGCCCCCCCGTTCTGCAacaaggaggggacaggaggcagcTTGGACAGTGGTCCTCTGCCTGCAGGTGAGAGGGACCAGCTCTGCTATGGGGCCCCTTCAGAAGGACTTGAGCTGGTTGGGAGCAGAGAGTTTTCCATTTAACAAACTCCACTTTCTTGTCCTCAGGCCCTTCAGCAGTTGTGATAGCTCTGGCAATCCTGGCTCCCATTCTCCTCCTCACAGGAATCTTTTTATTCTATTATCTGAAATGCTGGAGTAAATTTGCCACCTGTTCTCTAAAGAAGACACCTCAGTTCAGGTAAGCTGTCAGTGCTGTGCCTTgtctccttgtcctcctcctgcCAGGACAGAATTGCAAATGCTGTGAGGAATGTCACTAAATTGATTCATTGGTATAGTCACTATTGGCTTCTCATTTTTTCACTCCAGTAAAGATAAAATAGTAAATAtaggaaaacaaaggagaaaacatATCAAGACATTAAcacccttctttttctttctctcattgTCAGTGACACCTCTGGAACTGGACATGCCAACCCTGCCTTCAAGCTGAGAaccccccagcagcagaggaaggtaGGGGCAAGGTCCTTCcacctgcagggcagagatgcAGCTGCCCCAAGGTGTGGGATGGGGTTTCCCTGGAATTAGGGAGTGGTTTTATCAAAGGATGGGAAAAGGAAACAGACATCACCCCTGGCTGAAGGTCAGTGGTAGCTGTGTAGCACCTGCTCCTGGTGATTTCCtcaaaggcaggagctgggatttcACCAGGCTTGTGGGGCTGCTTGTCTCTCCTGCTGGATCCTCTGTTGTCACATCCCCCATCTCAAAACTGGAGAAATGGCAAACCCTGGGTTTATTTGCAAGTGTCACACTGATGCCTGGGTTATTCTGTTCTCTTGATATCCATTTCTGCATCATGGTCCTAAGTTGTCCCAGTCCATCTAACCAGCACCTaccagacacagacacacagacacacagacacacacatatacTGGtgttacacacacacaaacacacacatactggtgttgcacacacacacacagactggttttacacacacacacattctgGTGTTGCAGGCAATATTTTCCACTCTTGTGGCTCAGAGACCTCACGTAGATCCTCAGAAGTGTCGCAGTAAGTACAAAGGGTGGTTTGAAGTGGAAATGCATGAGGATTTGTGTTTTTTCTGCACAGGTGATTGGCTTCCCTGAAATCCCACCCAAGCCTCCTTCTCAGCAAGCTCTGGGGCTCCAGatgagcaggcagcagccaccccccttccctggcagcccGAGCTGCAGTGGAGGGCAGCCTGTGATACCAGAGCTTCCCAAGGGCATTCCCCGCAGGACACCCCCGAGCaggccagctcctcctgctcccaaaCCCCCAGCCTCTCAGGTATGGACTCGTGCTGCTGCCCTGTAGGTGCTGTTTGATGGCAGGCTTGTTCTGGTGAGGCCTCTCACCCTGGGGGAACTGTTAGTCTTGACCCAAACTGACCCCATCTTATGTGAGCTTCCTGTCCATGGGGTTATTCTGAGAgtttaaaggaaatatttatttcttttgctgGCAGCTCTGTTCTAAACTTACTATGGACCCCACATTCTTATTGGAAAGATGGTAAATCACTCAGACTGACTTCAATGCATTTTgcaaaataatattattatattggGGCCCCCAAAGAAGCAAAAGTAGCAAGAGGCTGGTTCCCATGCAGTCTCTCTCTGAAGGACATAGAGGAAAACAAACCCTATGGAGCAAAATCTTAGGGAATGGGGTTTGTTTCTAGTGCATTGTTCCTGTGAACAGCCGGCActtcagcaggaaagaaaactaaaacaaaagCAGGAAGCTGAGTGCTGTCAATAAGGAATAGGTATCCTTCCCAGCTGCTTGTTGACAAGTTCCCCCTGATCTCCTTTGTGTTCCCTCCCAACACATCCAGTCTCTTTATCTCAGTCAGTCTTATGGGATGGAACACTTTTCATAGGATTTCCACAAGAAACCTTGGTGTTTCTGGGTTAGTGGAGAGGCACGAATTGGGGAAGACAAAGGGGAAATAATTAATGTCACTTTTTGCTAGTTGCATTGGCCTTCCTGGATGTTTGCAGCATCTGCCAGATTTGCTCTCTTGCTATTCCTATAGGAGCTCTTCAGACCTGGCAGTCAGTGGAATTTAGTCTGCCTTGTCCTTCCTGGAGTCACAGGGCAAGTTCCTTGGAGAGCAATAGGTCCCCAAGCCATCAAGCATTGCATTTATGCATAGTCTGAGGAGACTGCAGGGGTTTTGGGTGCCCTCCAAGTCATGATTGCAGCTGTGTTTGTTAAATCAACACCTGTAAGGCAGCAGCTTAGCACAGACCCTGAGCAACAACAGGCAATTGGCTCTTGTGGGGGTAACTTCTCCCTCTGGGACATGCTTTCCACTGAAATTCATTAGATGAATGGAAAATATAATGCTCTGAGCATCCTATTAGGGACAGCTGTGTGCACAAACAAATAATAACTGcttgtgggtgtgtgtgtgtttgtatggGCACAAGAACATGCACATATATAATGTTTACAGGCATTGTATGGGCAAACAAACAGTGAGTGTATGTGTGTGGAACTTGCTTCCAGCCATGAAGTGCATCAGTTAATTTGGCTAATTAAAAAGGCTCTAGATCACAGGTTACCTATTACTTCCAAAACTTAAGGCTTAAATTCAAAactatttctttcttctgtagGATATTTCAAGGCCGCGGCCACCCCAGAGAGCTCTGCCAGcaaaccccatcccatcccggtccagaggctggcaggggagcagccctgctgtgccactgccccctgggcacagcagagcccctgggcacctccagcctgtggcacagGTAGGCACTGGGAGGAGTGGTGGGAAGCACCACCTGGAATTCACCCTGGGGAATTAAAACACTGAAGGGAATATCAGCAGAACACCTCAGTGCACAGCCCAGGGGGGTggacagaggggctgtgggttGGTCACCTTTATTGCAGGGATCTCTGGTTTTACCTGTTTCATAATAAGAATTCAGGGAGTTGAGCAAAACAGTGAATTCATTCCTCCACAGCCCTGAACACTTCCTCAGGCAAAGCATTTGTGTGAGTGGGGCAGAGCAATGGGGTCAAGGGCTATGGGACGCAGAAGTGTTagtgaaaagcagcaaaacatgagGATTCACACAAGACTTGAAGATCCCAGTAAAGAACAAAAATTCTTTCCAGCTTCTCTAGCTGTGGCTAAGGAGATGCATTCTCTGCAGGGGGTGTTTCACAAAAATCATCCTGAATACAGGACTTAATAAGGGACTCTAGGCACTGAGTTCAgtgctctgcaaacacaaaacaTCTCCACTCCACACAGCACAGTTATGTGTCTCCAGCTTGCAACATACTGGAGGCCAGCTGTGGAAAATGGAGAAAACTGCAGGAACCTCCTTGTGGGAGATGCATTCCCACGTGATGCACTGGGTTGTGAATCCATCAttcacacagctccaggagagggTGAGGATGGTGCTTGTTCTTCCATCAGTGCTCACTCctcttctttccccctttttccatCTCACCCAGGGTGCTGGTGCCTGGAGAGCTGGAGCAGTGAACAACTTGCACGTGGGACAGCCAGGCTCCCGTGGGCATTCCTGAGGCAGCCTGTTCCTGGCCTTCATCACCAAAATCACTCTCACACCTTCACTGCCACAGACAGTGCCTCAgttcccctcctcctgccccagccctgctccctctgtgACTCACCAGGCATGGCAGGGGTGCCCCAGGTACACGCCAGGCTCAGCTGGGCCCTCTCTGCCTTTTCCATTAGGGATGGCTTGTTTGTACGGTATTTAAATATTGTTGTGCAATATCCACTGCAGGGATGAGGTGATGGGGGTTTCCATGTGTTTTTAATCAATTATTTAAGTATTACCAGGGAGAACAAGCTGTGAGTGCAGGTGCTGGCCTTGATGGGCTTTCATGTGGGCCCTGTTGGCTTCCTCAGCCcctccaggcagctgcaggagcataTTGGTGCTATACAGAACCCACTGCCtctggggagagcagctggtGATAACATTCTTCAGTTTATTCTCTGTTTACAGGGGGTGGCAAGTGGGGCCCCAACAGGGAGCCAACTGTGGAACTATAATTTGTGGGGCCACTGTGGATTTTGGTCAGCTTCAGCAGAggggattattttttatttcattattttccccATGTAACACTCTTCAGCAGGAACATTGCAACCACTCGCTTGTCTTGCCTTGGTGCTGCAGATcccaaaaccagccccagcagggcccaggaGCTCCATCCAGGTCATTAGGACACACTGAAGGTACGACAGGGCCCCTCTGGCCCAGGTGCAGGGCAGAAGGCAGTGCTGAGGCCCCTGTGCAGCATGCGGTACCGGCAGCAGGAGATGTTTCTGCACTGAGCTGTAACTCAGCATGGGCTGTCTGCTCCCCAAACCACTGAGAAACCTACCTGGAAAATGCCCAGGTGGTGAAGCAGCTGAACTATTAACACAACACATGGTGCTTTTGTAGGGCAGCTCTCTTACTCCAGGCTTTTCCTCCAGGCCATGGATGGAGAGGGCTGCCTGTGTGCACTTTAAGCAGCTGATGGTTCTGACCCTGAGGACCCTCCCTTATGAatttagtttttttcttctcataatAGTTTGGCTTTTGTATGTgttttttggaaattttttttcctcaggattttaaaataagacCTTCTGTTgtgccagattttttttttccttgaaattatTTCCTAGGAGAACACAGGGAAATCTGGAGTTGCAGTTACAACAGTCCTCTTGTGTCTGATTTATTATGGACAAATCCTCAAAGAGCATGACTGCTGCTCCACATGTGAGAAACTGCATTATTGGCATAAAGAAAATGAGTCTTGTTTGCTGGTTCTCTTTCCCTAAGATCTACTCATTAAAGAAATCCCAGATAAACCCCAAGAAGTCATTAAATTTGTAGTTATATGTAGTAGTGTATGTGTAGGATGACTTAAGTCACATTAGTTTTCACAACTTTACTACCTCTTTCTCCACAAGGAAACAGTTCACATGGTGTGTCTTGAAATTCTCACAGATTATTCCTCATCTTACCAATTTTAGACCTTTTCTTACCTTCTATgtgcctggaaaacaaacaaatctaaAAAACCTCCTTCTGAAATAAGAGAGGGCAAGTAAAAGACAACAGCTCTCCAATCTTTGTCTTTTTCAATAGTTGGGGTATATGATATTACATATAAAAATGTGTATTCAAACAACCCCCAAACTTGTTTCTTGGTATGTAATGGCAGGTTTGGCTGCTCacagtgcagcagggctgtACAAACACTGTAATTGTTGATTCAACCACAAGAACTTGATCTCACAGTTGAGCCCtcactgagggcagcagcacTCCTGCTCCAACCCCTGATCTTCAGCAAATGGCCactaaaaatcacaaaaattattttcactgcttttcatGTGAGCATGGGTTCAAGGTTTCAAAAAATGCCCCCAGACACACAATGCTCAGAGAACAACTGGACATGCCTAAACTCTAATAGAAAACTTCATTGCTGGAATATCacaaaaatctccaaaaggtAGTTTTAAGTCCTATTAAATTTTCATGTGTGCAAGTTGAGTGATTGAGACCAGGGGAACTGCAGGAGGATTTAGAGATGGTAAAACCTGATTTTTTGAAAGATAATATTACTTGGGAGAACTTATAACAAATACATCTCACTTTCTCCTATGTCCACATGTTAATGGTTTACAACAATGCTCTCTATGCATCTATGCAAATACTTGAAGAATGCAATTCATTGTGCCTTTTGCCtagttttaataaaatttgTTGGTTGTCATTAACAAATACTCTTCCACTGTCTATTATTTCATTACCTCAGTTCAAATCTTCATTTTCTACATGGCATTTCTCCAGGGATGGCAGGATTGCTTTAATGAAATGCACTTCTGGAGTGAAGACAGATGAGTCCCATTTACAGccattttctaaaataaaatgcacCAAGCATCACACTGATGAGGATGCCAAAACCAAAGCTGGAGTGAGTGACTTTGATTATTTTCTGCCACCAAAGGAGGTCGCTGCAGTTTTACTCTGCTCCAGATGCTTTTTCTGTTGTTCTCAGCTGTCCCTCAGCCTCTTTATCCTTTAGGGCTACACTAGTaacatgaaataatgaaaaactttCAGATAGACCTgcaacttttcttttattttgaaaaaaccctttatttccctttccaCATTCCAAAAAGATAGCACTGAAATGTTATTAAAATAGGAGACTGGATAATATTCTCTCCCAAAGCCCCACAATATATTTACTCAGTGATGTTCACACTCAGGTATAATCAGGTGAGCATCTCAGAGGACAGCAAGGACACCTCATGGTGCTCAAAGAATTTGGGGGGTTTTCCAAGGTCAAGATAtttcctgagggaaaaaatactttgtaTTTACAGCCACTTGGTCTTTCAGACTGAAAAAATTGTCACAAGAAGTCTTGGAGTCGGTGGTAGAGTTTCTCTTGACATGGGATTTAAccctgccagagctccccagcctgagcagggattgCCCTTCCTCAGGTGGGGTCTGGGTCAGTCCCAGCGACTTCACCAAGGCCTGGacaccagagctgctctgggaaaaaaaaaaaaacaaacccaaacgaataaaaataattaacacTTCTTCAGGGAAACTCCTGCACCTcgcaaaaaaaccaaaagctgaAAACCATCTCTCTGCAAAAACACTTCATGGCTTGAGTGTCCCTGAGCCTGAGTGAGCAGCTTTTGCAAAATTCACCATGTTTTGCCCATATTCACCAATATTCTTGTCCTCCTATTTGCAGAGCAGGTGATTAAACATAGAtgagcagagcctgagcagcACTGATCAGTCCTTGTCTCTCACCTCCTCTCCAGACGCTGGTGTGGATTTTAGAGTTCATGCAAGTGCctagaaaggaaacaaaaaaagacaaaaagcacTAATCAATGATCCATCAAGGCCTGGAAACAAAGACATCAATGGCCAcccaggggaaggagagaaggGTAAACATCAGCCCTGCCAAGAATAAGAGAGGGAAGGGGCCTCAGAGAGGAGCTTTGTTACAGCACtatcatatttccagaggaTTTTTGTTTCCAGTGGCTGCATGTATTAGGGCCCAGAGAGGATTAAACACTCCCCTTGCTGCCACACCATGACAGAGATCCCGTCCAAAAGCCTGGAGAAAGATTTTACTTTGGAAAAGAcactgtttgttttattttctgcttttcctttttgaatttTTCCCCTGGCACCTGGAATATTGACATCACCCAACCTCCAGTCCCCTGCATGTAACCCCCTAAGTGTAGAGCATGAATACTTTGGCTTTGTCCTCTGGGGCAATGCTGGAGTTGTCCACCTCTATGAGGATGTTCTTGTCATCTCTGGTGGCCGGCGCTGGCTCTTCGTTCTGAAGGACTTGGGGTAAATTCCCAAAACTGACGTCCATGTCTTTGAAAGCATGgagtaaaaaaacccccaaaatgaTGGTGAGGAAGCCACAGACTGTCCCAATGATGTCAACCACAGTCATGGTGACCCACTCCTTAAAGAGGATGATGGAAGTGGTGATGACAATGGTGGTGAACAGCACATAGTAGATGGGGAACACCAAAGAGGTGTTGAAAATGTCCAGAGACTTGTTGAGGTAGTTGATCTGCGTGGTGATGGATGCCACCAGAGTGATGACCAGGATCCAGGTCAGTGGgttctgcagcacaggctggccaGCAAAGAAGCCCTTGATGGCAATTCCCAAACCCTTGACGGAGGACACGGAGAAGGCGCCGATAACGGAGCAGATGGCGAGGTAGATGAGGATGTTGCTCTGGCCGTAACGGGGGGCGAGGTAGAAGAtcaggaggaagcagagagCCAGGAGGATTGCAGCATAAGCCAGGaaacctgcaggagggagagaatAACTCAAAACTCCAGCAGAGGGCATGGGGAGAGGTTTGCACTGCCCGGCCACGAGAGGGAAAGCGCGGCTGGCTGCGTACCCGGCTCCTTCAGCTTGGAAGTCATTTCCTCCAGAGTGGTGACCTCCTCGTCCTCTGGGGCGTGTATGACCATCACAGTGCTGCCCACCAGGctcagcaggcagcccagctttCCCAGCAGGTTGAGCCGTTCTCCAAGCAAATATGAGGACAGAATGGCACTGCATGGGACAGAAAAACATCAGCCGGACAGACAGAAAAACACCACCTGGTGCTCTGCACTCCTTcaaagaaggagcagcagctccaggaaagTTAAGAATGCTTCCATGTGATACAAGGACACTATTTTGGTGTAAATTAGTTGGATTCCAGGGGGTTAATACACAATCccagctgaacctgcagaggtGCAGGTGTGACCTGTAGATCACAGCTCTTGTGTCAGCAAGGTGcaaaaatgctgaatgttttaGCACGtcctcagaaatattttttcagggtTGGCAGAATTATTCAGGAGCTGCTTAACATTATGAAG from Melospiza georgiana isolate bMelGeo1 chromosome 15, bMelGeo1.pri, whole genome shotgun sequence encodes the following:
- the NIPAL4 gene encoding magnesium transporter NIPA4 isoform X2 — encoded protein: MEPLETNSSCSNGSLITLSCLSHRAVCQVISSAVPADSILDNGTSDSSWITRLENNYGFYIGLGLAVFSSFLIGSSVILKKKGLLRLVEKGGTRAGDGGHGYLKDWLWWAGLLTMGGGEAANFAAYAFAPATIVTPLGALSVLISAILSSYLLGERLNLLGKLGCLLSLVGSTVMVIHAPEDEEVTTLEEMTSKLKEPGFLAYAAILLALCFLLIFYLAPRYGQSNILIYLAICSVIGAFSVSSVKGLGIAIKGFFAGQPVLQNPLTWILVITLVASITTQINYLNKSLDIFNTSLVFPIYYVLFTTIVITTSIILFKEWVTMTVVDIIGTVCGFLTIILGVFLLHAFKDMDVSFGNLPQVLQNEEPAPATRDDKNILIEVDNSSIAPEDKAKALA
- the NIPAL4 gene encoding magnesium transporter NIPA4 isoform X1 yields the protein MEPLETNSSCSNGSLITLSCLSHRAVCQVISSAVPADSILDNGTSDSSWITRLENNYGFYIGLGLAVFSSFLIGSSVILKKKGLLRLVEKGGTRAGDGGHGYLKDWLWWAGLLTMGGGEAANFAAYAFAPATIVTPLGALSVLISAILSSYLLGERLNLLGKLGCLLSLVGSTVMVIHAPEDEEVTTLEEMTSKLKEPGFLAYAAILLALCFLLIFYLAPRYGQSNILIYLAICSVIGAFSVSSVKGLGIAIKGFFAGQPVLQNPLTWILVITLVASITTQINYLNKSLDIFNTSLVFPIYYVLFTTIVITTSIILFKEWVTMTVVDIIGTVCGFLTIILGVFLLHAFKDMDVSFGNLPQVLQNEEPAPATRDDKNILIEVDNSSIAPEDKAKVFMLYT